Proteins encoded together in one Bacteroides zoogleoformans window:
- a CDS encoding DUF3127 domain-containing protein — protein MEFTGKVIAILQPKVGVAKSTGNEWKVQEYVVEDHSQYPRKLCFEVFGAEKIEQFNIQMGEELTVSFDIDARQWQDRWFNSIRAWKVERINNATPEPNAPLPPPPVAAPAPTEAPEFLAGGAKEDLPF, from the coding sequence ATGGAATTTACAGGAAAAGTCATCGCTATACTCCAGCCCAAAGTTGGAGTTGCCAAATCAACCGGCAATGAATGGAAAGTACAGGAATATGTGGTTGAAGACCACAGCCAATATCCACGCAAATTGTGTTTTGAGGTTTTTGGCGCCGAAAAGATTGAGCAGTTCAATATACAAATGGGAGAAGAGCTGACCGTATCTTTCGACATAGACGCACGCCAATGGCAAGATCGCTGGTTCAACAGCATCCGGGCATGGAAAGTGGAACGCATAAACAACGCTACACCCGAGCCAAACGCTCCCCTACCTCCACCGCCTGTCGCAGCACCGGCACCTACCGAAGCACCTGAATTTCTGGCAGGAGGCGCCAAAGAAGATTTACCTTTTTAA
- the dnaN gene encoding DNA polymerase III subunit beta, with protein sequence MKFIVSSTALSSHLQAVSRVINSKNALPILDCFLFELQDGTLSVTVSDSETTMVTTVEVNESDMDGRFAVAAKTLLDALKEIPEQPLTFEVNMASLEITVQYQNGKYSLMGQNADEFPQSAMLGDNAVHVEVDAQVLLNSINRAVFATADDELRPVMNGIYFDITTENITIVASDGHKLVRCKTLAAKGNERAAFILPKKPASLMKNLLPREQGMVTIEFDERNAVFTLENYRMVCRLIEGRYPNYNSVIPQSNPYKVTVDRQQLIGALRRVSIFSSQASSLIKLRMQQNLIVISAQDIDFSTSAEETLTCQYVGNPMNIGFKSTFLIDILSNISAEEVIIELADPSRAGVIIPVEQEENEDLLMLLMPMMLND encoded by the coding sequence ATGAAATTTATCGTTTCAAGTACTGCGCTTTCCAGTCATTTACAGGCTGTCAGCCGTGTGATTAATTCAAAGAATGCACTGCCCATTTTGGATTGTTTCCTCTTTGAACTGCAAGACGGAACTTTGTCTGTGACAGTTTCTGATAGTGAAACAACAATGGTTACTACAGTCGAGGTGAACGAAAGTGATATGGATGGGCGTTTTGCCGTTGCGGCAAAAACATTGTTGGATGCTTTGAAGGAAATCCCTGAGCAACCATTGACTTTTGAGGTCAATATGGCCTCTCTTGAAATTACGGTACAGTATCAGAACGGTAAATATAGTTTGATGGGACAGAATGCCGATGAGTTTCCACAATCGGCCATGTTGGGCGACAATGCCGTGCATGTAGAGGTGGATGCACAAGTATTGTTGAACAGTATTAATCGGGCTGTATTTGCTACAGCGGATGATGAACTTCGTCCGGTGATGAACGGTATCTATTTTGATATTACGACGGAGAATATCACGATAGTGGCATCGGATGGTCATAAACTGGTACGCTGCAAGACATTGGCCGCCAAAGGCAACGAACGTGCAGCCTTTATCCTTCCTAAGAAGCCGGCTTCACTGATGAAAAATCTGCTGCCGAGGGAACAGGGCATGGTTACTATTGAATTCGACGAACGTAATGCCGTATTTACTTTGGAAAACTACCGTATGGTGTGCCGGTTGATTGAAGGACGTTATCCCAACTACAATTCTGTAATTCCGCAAAGCAATCCCTATAAAGTGACGGTAGATCGCCAGCAGTTGATTGGAGCATTACGTCGTGTTTCCATTTTCTCATCGCAGGCAAGCAGTCTTATCAAGCTACGCATGCAGCAGAATTTAATCGTAATATCAGCTCAGGATATAGATTTCTCTACCTCAGCAGAAGAAACATTGACTTGTCAGTATGTGGGCAATCCGATGAACATAGGCTTTAAATCAACTTTCTTGATTGATATTTTGAGCAATATCTCTGCGGAAGAAGTTATTATTGAATTGGCCGACCCGTCGCGTGCGGGTGTCATCATTCCGGTAGAACAAGAAGAGAATGAAGATTTACTGATGCTGTTGATGCCGATGATGTTGAATGATTAA
- a CDS encoding 3'-5' exonuclease — MKLNLKNPIVFFDLETTGTNINSDRIVEICYLKVYPNGNEASKTMRINPGMHIPEEASAIHGIYDRDVADCPSFKAVARSIANDIEGCDLAGFNSNRFDIPVLAEEFLRAGVDIDMSRRKFVDVQVIFHKMEQRTLSAAYQFYCGKKLEDAHTAEADTRATYEVLMSQLDRYPELQNDIAFLSDYSNFNKNVDFAGRMVYDDKGVEVFNFGKYKGMAVSDVLKRDPGYYSWIQNSDFTLNTKAMLTKIRLRELTQK, encoded by the coding sequence ATGAAATTAAATCTGAAAAACCCGATTGTTTTTTTCGATTTGGAAACCACAGGTACAAACATTAACTCAGATCGGATTGTCGAAATTTGTTATCTTAAAGTTTATCCTAATGGAAATGAAGCGTCCAAAACCATGCGCATCAATCCCGGAATGCATATTCCGGAAGAGGCTTCTGCCATTCATGGAATTTACGATCGGGATGTGGCCGATTGTCCTTCTTTTAAAGCAGTGGCACGTAGCATAGCCAATGATATAGAAGGATGTGATTTGGCGGGTTTCAACTCCAATCGTTTTGATATCCCGGTCTTGGCGGAGGAATTCCTTCGGGCCGGTGTGGATATTGATATGAGCCGTCGTAAGTTTGTGGATGTACAAGTTATTTTCCATAAGATGGAACAGCGTACACTGTCTGCTGCCTATCAATTCTATTGTGGCAAAAAATTGGAAGATGCACACACGGCAGAGGCAGATACTCGTGCTACTTACGAGGTGCTGATGTCGCAACTGGATCGTTATCCGGAACTGCAAAACGATATTGCTTTTCTTTCCGATTACTCCAATTTCAATAAAAATGTGGATTTTGCAGGCCGTATGGTCTATGATGATAAAGGGGTGGAAGTGTTCAACTTCGGTAAATATAAAGGAATGGCGGTATCCGACGTTTTGAAGCGTGATCCCGGTTATTATAGCTGGATACAGAACAGTGACTTTACTTTGAATACCAAAGCGATGTTGACCAAAATTCGTTTGCGAGAATTGACTCAGAAATAA
- the coaBC gene encoding bifunctional phosphopantothenoylcysteine decarboxylase/phosphopantothenate--cysteine ligase CoaBC, protein MANTLKGKKIVLGITGSIAAYKSCLLIRDLIKRGAEVQVVITPAGKEFITPITLSALTGKPVISEFFAQRDGTWNSHVDLGLWADALLIAPTTASTIGKMANGVADNMLITTYLSAKAPVFVAPAMDLDMFAHPSTQKNLDILRSYGNHIIEPGIGELASHLVGKGRMEEPENIVRDLEMYFAAKEGELIGKTIMITAGPTYEKIDPVRFIGNYSSGKMGFALADECVSRGAKVILIAGPVQQKTYFPMNQYIQVESAVNMYDAAGACWDSADAAILTAAVADYTPEHVADEKIKREKTGEMALALKPTQDIAAFLGKQKRKKGSNRRQVLVGFALETNNEQLNAEEKLKRKNLDFIVLNSLNDKGAGFRHDTNKISIIDNKGKTDYPLKSKAEVAVDIVDHLVKVLKQTE, encoded by the coding sequence ATGGCAAATACATTGAAAGGAAAAAAAATTGTTTTGGGCATTACCGGAAGCATTGCAGCTTATAAATCCTGTTTGCTTATTCGTGATTTGATTAAGCGCGGTGCAGAAGTACAAGTCGTTATTACACCGGCGGGCAAGGAGTTTATCACTCCCATCACTTTATCTGCCTTGACAGGAAAGCCGGTTATCAGTGAGTTTTTTGCTCAGCGTGATGGTACATGGAACAGTCACGTGGATTTAGGGCTGTGGGCAGATGCTCTTCTGATTGCCCCGACAACAGCTTCCACAATTGGCAAGATGGCCAATGGGGTGGCAGATAATATGCTGATTACTACGTATCTTTCCGCAAAAGCTCCTGTGTTTGTTGCACCTGCCATGGATTTGGATATGTTTGCTCATCCTTCTACCCAAAAGAATCTGGATATCCTTCGTTCGTATGGTAATCATATTATAGAGCCGGGCATAGGAGAACTTGCCAGCCATTTGGTGGGTAAAGGACGTATGGAGGAACCGGAAAATATTGTCCGGGATTTGGAAATGTATTTTGCAGCTAAAGAGGGTGAGCTGATTGGAAAGACGATAATGATAACGGCGGGTCCTACTTATGAAAAGATAGATCCCGTGCGTTTTATCGGCAACTATTCATCCGGCAAGATGGGCTTTGCGCTTGCCGATGAATGTGTAAGTCGTGGAGCCAAAGTTATATTGATTGCCGGGCCGGTTCAACAAAAAACGTACTTCCCTATGAATCAATATATCCAGGTGGAATCCGCTGTAAACATGTACGATGCAGCCGGTGCTTGTTGGGATTCTGCGGATGCAGCTATCTTGACTGCTGCGGTGGCCGATTATACTCCCGAACACGTGGCTGACGAGAAAATAAAGCGAGAAAAAACGGGTGAAATGGCATTGGCTTTAAAACCTACGCAGGACATTGCTGCTTTCTTGGGTAAACAGAAGAGGAAGAAGGGCAGTAACCGAAGACAAGTTTTAGTGGGGTTTGCTCTTGAAACGAATAATGAGCAGCTGAATGCAGAAGAAAAACTCAAGCGGAAGAATCTGGATTTTATTGTCTTGAATTCGTTGAACGACAAAGGAGCGGGCTTTCGCCACGATACCAATAAGATTTCGATTATCGATAATAAAGGAAAGACCGATTATCCATTGAAGTCCAAGGCCGAAGTCGCTGTAGATATCGTGGATCATTTGGTTAAAGTGCTGAAACAAACAGAGTGA
- the recN gene encoding DNA repair protein RecN, producing the protein MLHSLYIQNYALIEQLDINIDGGFSVITGETGAGKSIILGAIGLLLGQRADVKSIRTGASKCVIEARFDISAYGMQPFFEENELEYETECILRREVSASGKSRGFINDTPASLVQMKELGEQLIDVHSQHQNLLLNKEGFQLNVLDILSHNDDILRAYQGFYQEWKQVQQDLAELVAQAQRDKADENYIRFQLEQLEEARLVAGEQEELEQEAETLNHAEDIKAGLYRVGQMLHSDEGGLLSGLKECLNTMHVLRSVYSAAGELAERLDSTYIELKDISQEVAGKEEQIEFNPTRLDEVNERLNLIYTLQQKHQVSTVDELLRLTDEYAAKLSAITSSDEQIEELKEHCEALYHKVQKQAGLLTETRMTAAREVEEQMAARLIPLGMPNVRFRVEMGVRKEPGTHGADTVNFLFSANKNGTLQSISSVASGGEIARVMLSIKAMIAGAVKLPTIVFDEIDTGVSGEIADRMADIMQEMGEQNRQVISITHLPQIAARGSAHYKVYKQDNETETNSHIRRLTDEERIEELAHMLSGATLTEAALNNAKALLNK; encoded by the coding sequence ATGTTGCATTCGCTCTATATACAGAATTATGCACTTATCGAGCAGCTCGATATAAATATCGATGGAGGTTTTTCCGTGATAACGGGTGAAACGGGTGCGGGTAAGTCTATTATTTTAGGTGCCATCGGGTTGTTATTGGGACAACGTGCCGATGTGAAATCCATTCGTACGGGAGCTTCTAAATGTGTGATTGAAGCTCGTTTTGATATATCTGCCTATGGTATGCAACCTTTCTTTGAAGAGAATGAGTTGGAGTATGAGACAGAGTGTATTCTTCGGCGTGAAGTATCTGCTTCGGGCAAGAGCCGGGGGTTTATCAATGATACACCGGCCTCCTTGGTCCAGATGAAGGAATTGGGAGAACAACTGATTGATGTACATTCTCAGCATCAGAACCTTTTGTTGAACAAAGAAGGATTTCAGCTCAATGTTCTTGATATTCTGTCTCACAATGATGATATACTGCGTGCTTATCAAGGCTTTTATCAAGAGTGGAAGCAGGTGCAGCAGGATTTGGCCGAGCTTGTTGCACAAGCGCAGCGTGATAAGGCTGATGAAAATTACATCCGTTTCCAGCTGGAGCAGCTGGAAGAGGCGCGATTGGTAGCGGGTGAGCAGGAAGAACTGGAGCAGGAAGCTGAAACTCTGAACCATGCAGAAGACATTAAAGCTGGGTTATATCGAGTGGGGCAGATGTTACATTCGGATGAAGGTGGTTTACTTTCTGGGCTGAAAGAGTGCTTGAATACGATGCATGTCTTACGGAGTGTCTATTCGGCTGCCGGTGAACTTGCCGAACGTCTGGATAGTACTTACATTGAACTGAAAGATATTTCGCAGGAAGTTGCCGGAAAGGAAGAACAAATCGAATTTAATCCCACACGTCTGGATGAGGTGAACGAGCGTTTGAATTTGATTTATACACTCCAACAAAAGCATCAAGTATCTACTGTCGATGAACTTTTGCGGTTGACAGATGAATATGCGGCCAAGCTTTCAGCCATAACTTCTTCCGATGAACAGATAGAAGAATTGAAAGAACACTGTGAAGCTTTATATCATAAAGTGCAAAAACAGGCAGGTCTTCTTACGGAGACCCGTATGACTGCTGCCCGTGAGGTTGAGGAACAGATGGCCGCACGTTTGATTCCGTTGGGAATGCCCAATGTCCGTTTTCGGGTGGAGATGGGAGTGCGTAAGGAGCCGGGAACGCATGGGGCGGATACTGTGAATTTCTTGTTTTCGGCTAATAAGAATGGAACTTTGCAAAGTATCTCTTCTGTAGCTTCCGGGGGTGAAATTGCGCGTGTCATGTTATCAATCAAAGCAATGATTGCAGGTGCAGTCAAATTACCTACCATTGTGTTTGATGAAATAGACACTGGAGTTTCCGGTGAGATAGCCGACCGTATGGCGGATATCATGCAAGAGATGGGTGAACAGAACCGCCAGGTTATCAGTATTACTCATTTGCCGCAGATTGCTGCCCGGGGAAGTGCTCACTACAAAGTCTATAAGCAAGACAATGAAACGGAAACGAATAGTCATATTCGCCGTCTGACCGATGAAGAAAGAATAGAGGAGCTGGCTCACATGTTGAGTGGGGCAACTTTGACGGAAGCTGCTCTGAATAATGCTAAGGCGTTGCTGAACAAGTGA
- the rlmB gene encoding 23S rRNA (guanosine(2251)-2'-O)-methyltransferase RlmB → MVEQSEMIFGIRAVIEAIQAGKEIDKILVKKDIQSDLSKELFAVLKGTLILVQRVPVERINRITRKNHQGVVAFISSVTYQKTEHLVPFLFEQGKNPLFVMLDGITDVRNFGAIARTCECAAVDAVIIPAKNSVSVNADAMKTSAGALHTLPVCREQSLKETLQFLKESGFRIVAATEKGDYEYTKADYTGPMCIIMGSEDRGVSYDNLALCDEWVKIPMLGTIESLNVSVAAGILIYEAVKQRN, encoded by the coding sequence ATGGTTGAGCAAAGTGAAATGATTTTTGGAATCCGTGCCGTGATAGAAGCCATTCAGGCAGGAAAAGAGATTGATAAGATATTGGTGAAAAAAGATATTCAGAGCGATTTGTCAAAAGAGTTGTTCGCTGTTTTGAAGGGTACATTGATACTGGTACAGCGTGTTCCAGTTGAGCGGATTAATCGCATAACCCGTAAAAATCATCAGGGAGTGGTTGCTTTTATTTCATCAGTGACGTATCAGAAAACGGAACATCTGGTGCCGTTTCTTTTCGAACAAGGCAAGAATCCGCTGTTTGTAATGCTTGATGGAATTACGGATGTCCGTAACTTCGGAGCTATAGCCCGTACGTGCGAGTGCGCGGCAGTGGATGCGGTGATTATTCCTGCGAAGAATAGTGTGTCGGTCAATGCAGATGCCATGAAGACTTCCGCAGGAGCATTGCACACGTTGCCTGTTTGCCGTGAGCAGAGTTTGAAAGAAACACTTCAGTTTCTCAAAGAGAGTGGCTTCCGGATTGTGGCAGCCACCGAGAAGGGAGATTATGAATACACCAAAGCGGATTATACGGGCCCGATGTGCATCATTATGGGATCTGAAGACCGAGGGGTTTCTTATGATAACCTGGCATTGTGTGACGAATGGGTGAAAATACCTATGTTGGGAACTATCGAATCTTTGAATGTCTCTGTTGCTGCCGGTATTTTGATTTATGAAGCTGTAAAACAAAGGAACTAA
- a CDS encoding trypsin-like peptidase domain-containing protein: MKKNLLLMCTLCVLAQWSLAQAPKWIDKAKRAVFSVVTYDRNDKILNTGNGFFVAEEGVALSDYTLFKGAERAVVMTSDGIQMPVEAIMGANDMYDVVRFRVATSGKKVSALTLASVASAVGTDVFLLPYSTQKNRSYTAGKIKEVTPIADKYSYYTLDMHLKDKMVSCPVMTADGQVFGLVQQSVGQDTAGICYAIDAQFAMAQNISPFSYGDMALKNIGIKKALPDTEEQALVFLYMASSQLSPEKYMETLDNFIAQYPNSADGYLRRASQQILMSNDDASMDKVSGDMDKALKVAVKKDDVFFNRAKIIYSYVLGKPEKVYKSWSYDTALEEIKKAMEIENLPVYQQLEGDILFAKQDYPAAFVCYDKVNHSNMASPATFFSAAKAKELMQAPAGEVLALMDSCVMRLSQPYTEEAAPYLLERAQTRMNAGQARNAVSDYDAYYKAVNGNVNDVFYYYREQAALKAKQYQRALDDMTKAIDLNPNELTYRAELAVVNIRVGRYEEALNVLKAALVKDSKYAEAYRLMGIAQIQLKKNKEACDNFSKAKELGDTNVDALIEKHCK, encoded by the coding sequence ATGAAAAAGAATTTGCTGTTGATGTGCACCCTATGTGTGTTGGCCCAATGGAGTCTGGCGCAAGCTCCGAAGTGGATAGATAAAGCCAAGCGGGCTGTCTTTTCTGTGGTTACTTATGATAGAAATGATAAAATACTGAATACCGGCAACGGCTTTTTTGTCGCAGAAGAGGGAGTTGCCTTGTCTGATTATACCTTGTTTAAAGGAGCCGAACGTGCAGTTGTAATGACCTCTGACGGGATACAGATGCCTGTTGAGGCTATTATGGGAGCTAATGATATGTATGATGTGGTGAGGTTTCGGGTCGCTACTTCCGGAAAGAAAGTTTCTGCCTTGACTTTGGCTTCTGTTGCTTCGGCGGTGGGAACCGATGTATTTCTGTTGCCATATTCCACTCAAAAGAATCGTTCTTATACTGCCGGGAAGATAAAAGAGGTGACTCCGATAGCTGATAAGTATTCTTATTATACGCTTGATATGCATTTGAAGGACAAGATGGTGAGTTGTCCGGTGATGACGGCGGACGGACAAGTGTTCGGATTGGTTCAGCAATCTGTTGGACAAGATACTGCTGGTATTTGTTATGCCATTGATGCCCAATTTGCGATGGCGCAGAATATTTCGCCGTTTTCTTATGGAGATATGGCTTTGAAGAATATCGGAATCAAGAAAGCACTACCTGATACGGAAGAGCAAGCCTTAGTTTTTCTTTATATGGCTTCTTCACAGCTTTCTCCGGAAAAGTATATGGAGACTCTGGATAATTTTATCGCACAATATCCTAATAGTGCAGATGGTTATCTTCGCCGTGCTTCCCAGCAAATTCTCATGTCAAATGACGATGCTTCCATGGATAAAGTGTCCGGTGATATGGATAAGGCATTGAAGGTTGCCGTGAAGAAAGACGATGTTTTCTTTAACCGTGCTAAAATAATATATAGTTATGTATTGGGAAAACCGGAAAAGGTATATAAATCCTGGTCATATGATACTGCTTTGGAAGAGATAAAGAAAGCGATGGAAATAGAGAACTTGCCTGTTTATCAGCAATTGGAGGGAGACATTTTATTTGCCAAACAGGATTATCCGGCGGCATTTGTCTGCTACGATAAAGTGAACCATAGTAACATGGCATCGCCGGCCACCTTCTTTAGTGCGGCAAAGGCCAAGGAGCTGATGCAGGCACCTGCCGGAGAAGTACTGGCTCTGATGGATAGTTGTGTTATGCGTCTCTCGCAGCCCTATACGGAAGAAGCGGCGCCTTATCTGTTAGAACGTGCACAAACTCGTATGAATGCCGGCCAGGCACGTAATGCTGTATCGGATTATGATGCCTATTATAAAGCCGTAAACGGCAATGTCAATGATGTGTTCTACTATTATCGCGAACAGGCTGCCTTAAAAGCCAAGCAATATCAGCGTGCACTGGATGATATGACAAAGGCCATTGATTTGAACCCGAATGAATTGACTTATCGTGCAGAGTTGGCGGTAGTAAATATTCGTGTCGGACGTTATGAAGAAGCATTGAACGTATTGAAAGCTGCTTTGGTCAAAGATTCCAAATATGCAGAAGCATATCGTCTGATGGGGATTGCACAAATTCAGTTAAAGAAGAATAAGGAGGCTTGTGATAACTTTAGCAAAGCAAAGGAACTGGGAGACACTAATGTAGACGCTTTGATAGAGAAGCACTGCAAATAA
- a CDS encoding RidA family protein, giving the protein MKKTICSPKAPGAIGSYSQAVEANGMVFVSGQLPIDAATGVMAEGAEAQARQSLENMKHILEEAGLDMSNIVKTTVFLADMSLFADMNKVYATYFDGAFPARSAVAVKALPKDALVEIECIAVR; this is encoded by the coding sequence ATGAAAAAAACAATTTGCAGCCCCAAAGCGCCGGGTGCTATAGGTTCATATAGTCAGGCTGTTGAGGCTAACGGGATGGTGTTTGTTTCCGGTCAATTACCCATTGATGCAGCTACCGGAGTAATGGCGGAAGGGGCAGAAGCACAAGCCCGCCAATCCTTGGAGAACATGAAGCATATTCTGGAAGAGGCAGGTTTGGATATGAGCAACATTGTAAAAACCACAGTCTTTCTGGCAGACATGTCTTTATTTGCCGATATGAATAAGGTTTATGCCACTTATTTTGACGGAGCTTTTCCCGCACGCTCAGCCGTTGCTGTTAAGGCATTGCCCAAGGACGCTTTAGTGGAGATTGAGTGCATCGCGGTTCGCTAA
- a CDS encoding bifunctional folylpolyglutamate synthase/dihydrofolate synthase: MDYQDTLTYLYNSAPMFQQVGGSAYKEGLENTLALDEHFGHPHRKFRTIHVAGTNGKGSCSHTIAAILEEAGYSVGLYTSPHLVDFRERIRVNGQPIPEEYVIRFVEEERCFFEPLHPSFFELTTAMAFRYFADKKIDVAVIEVGLGGRLDCTNIIHPDLCIITNISLDHTQFLGNTLPQIAREKAGIIKSGIPVVIGETTPETKSVFQKRAGEVNAPIYFAEENGREDYPSIEYELKGLYQKKNSRTILTALPLLKEAGYRLDEQSVRRGFAHVTELTGLMGRWQKLQDYPTLICDTGHNVGGITYIVEQLKQQAFHNLHIIIGMVNDKDIQGVLALLPEDAIYYFTQASVKRALPANDLQKLAESAGLKGNCYPDVPSAVRAAQEKSLPEDFIFVGGSSFIVADLLANRDALNLH, from the coding sequence ATGGATTATCAGGACACTTTAACCTATTTATATAACAGCGCTCCCATGTTTCAACAAGTAGGAGGTTCGGCCTATAAAGAAGGATTGGAAAACACTTTGGCACTGGATGAGCACTTCGGCCACCCACATCGCAAGTTTCGCACCATTCATGTGGCAGGTACCAACGGTAAAGGCTCTTGCTCGCATACCATTGCAGCCATACTGGAAGAAGCGGGCTATAGCGTGGGGCTATATACCTCGCCCCATTTGGTAGATTTTCGCGAACGTATCCGCGTCAATGGGCAACCCATACCGGAAGAGTATGTCATCCGTTTTGTGGAAGAGGAGCGTTGTTTTTTTGAACCGCTGCATCCGTCCTTTTTTGAATTAACCACCGCTATGGCTTTCCGGTACTTTGCCGATAAGAAAATAGATGTAGCTGTGATAGAAGTGGGACTGGGAGGACGCTTGGACTGCACCAACATAATCCATCCGGATTTATGTATCATCACTAATATCAGTCTTGACCACACCCAATTCTTAGGGAATACATTGCCCCAAATTGCAAGAGAAAAGGCAGGAATCATTAAAAGCGGCATCCCCGTAGTGATCGGCGAAACAACCCCGGAAACTAAATCCGTATTTCAAAAGAGAGCCGGAGAAGTAAATGCTCCCATCTATTTTGCAGAAGAAAATGGACGTGAGGATTATCCCAGTATAGAATATGAACTAAAGGGACTCTATCAGAAAAAAAACTCCCGTACTATTCTCACAGCCCTTCCACTCCTGAAAGAAGCCGGTTATCGACTGGATGAACAATCTGTGCGCAGAGGTTTTGCCCATGTAACTGAGCTGACCGGCTTGATGGGACGTTGGCAAAAGTTGCAAGACTACCCTACCCTAATTTGCGATACAGGACACAATGTGGGTGGAATCACCTATATAGTAGAGCAACTTAAACAACAGGCTTTTCACAATCTGCATATTATCATCGGCATGGTGAATGATAAAGATATACAAGGCGTGCTGGCATTGCTGCCCGAAGATGCAATTTACTATTTTACCCAAGCCAGCGTAAAACGTGCCTTACCGGCAAATGATTTACAAAAACTTGCGGAAAGTGCCGGGCTCAAAGGCAACTGCTATCCAGATGTACCTTCGGCCGTACGAGCTGCACAAGAAAAAAGCCTCCCGGAAGACTTTATCTTCGTAGGAGGCAGCAGTTTTATTGTGGCCGACTTATTAGCGAACCGCGATGCACTCAATCTCCACTAA
- a CDS encoding PhoH family protein has protein sequence MGTKKNFVIDTNVILHDYNCLKNFQENDIYLPIVVLEELDKFKKGNEQINFNAREFVRELDLITDDNLFTRGAPLGEGLGRLFVVTGTINSSRVHDSFPERIPDHQILSVTDWLNEKYPKMKSILVTKDVNLRMKARSIGLLCEDYINDKVVNLDIFEKSNEVFEGVDPTLIDRIYSSKEGLDVSEFNFKDIVHPNDCFVLKSDRSSVLARYNPFTHSVCRVNKTRNYGIEPRNAEQSFAFEVLNDPDVKLIALTGKAGTGKTLLALAAALGKLTDYKQILLARPIVALSNKDLGYLPGDANEKVAPYMQPLFDNLNVIKHQFAANSSEVKRLEDMQKSEQLIIEALAFIRGRSLSETYCIIDEAQNLTPHEIKTIITRAGEGTKMVFTGDIQQIDQPYLDSQSNGLVYMIDRMKDQNLFAHVNLVKGERSPLSELASNLM, from the coding sequence ATGGGAACCAAGAAAAATTTTGTGATTGATACGAATGTTATTCTTCACGATTATAATTGTCTGAAAAATTTCCAAGAAAACGACATTTATCTCCCCATCGTGGTCCTTGAAGAGTTGGATAAATTCAAGAAAGGCAATGAGCAGATCAATTTCAATGCCCGTGAATTTGTCCGCGAACTCGATTTGATAACCGATGACAATCTTTTCACTCGCGGTGCTCCGTTGGGCGAAGGCTTGGGGCGGCTGTTTGTTGTGACGGGTACGATAAATTCTTCCCGAGTGCATGATTCCTTTCCCGAGCGCATTCCCGACCATCAGATTCTGTCAGTGACAGACTGGCTGAACGAGAAATATCCGAAGATGAAATCCATTTTGGTCACGAAAGATGTGAATTTACGGATGAAAGCCCGTTCTATCGGCCTGCTGTGTGAAGATTATATCAACGATAAAGTGGTGAATCTTGATATCTTTGAAAAATCGAATGAAGTATTTGAGGGAGTTGATCCCACTTTGATAGATCGTATTTATTCTTCGAAGGAAGGGTTGGACGTCAGTGAATTCAACTTTAAGGATATTGTTCATCCCAATGATTGCTTTGTCTTGAAAAGTGACCGAAGCAGCGTGCTTGCCCGTTATAATCCTTTTACTCACTCTGTTTGCCGGGTAAACAAAACCAGAAACTATGGTATTGAGCCCCGTAACGCCGAACAGAGCTTTGCCTTTGAAGTGCTGAACGACCCGGATGTAAAGCTTATAGCCCTGACCGGTAAGGCTGGAACCGGCAAAACATTATTGGCACTGGCTGCTGCTTTGGGAAAACTGACAGATTATAAGCAAATCCTTTTGGCTCGTCCCATTGTGGCATTGTCTAATAAAGATCTTGGATATCTTCCCGGAGATGCCAATGAGAAAGTTGCTCCTTATATGCAGCCCCTGTTTGATAATCTGAATGTGATAAAGCATCAATTTGCGGCTAACTCCAGCGAAGTGAAACGCCTGGAAGACATGCAAAAAAGCGAACAATTGATAATTGAAGCTTTGGCTTTTATTCGCGGACGCAGTTTGAGCGAGACTTATTGCATCATTGATGAGGCTCAAAATTTGACGCCGCATGAAATTAAAACGATAATTACCCGTGCCGGTGAAGGTACAAAGATGGTGTTCACGGGTGATATTCAGCAGATAGACCAGCCCTATCTGGACAGTCAATCTAATGGACTTGTGTATATGATAGACCGCATGAAAGATCAAAACCTTTTTGCTCATGTCAATCTGGTAAAAGGAGAACGCAGCCCGTTGAGTGAATTGGCAAGTAATCTGATGTGA